One window of the Allosaccharopolyspora coralli genome contains the following:
- the arsB gene encoding ACR3 family arsenite efflux transporter, protein MTNTVEEPATTVVQRLSVLDRFLPVWIGAAMVLGLLAGRFIPGLNTALNSLHVVSGVSLPIFIGLLVMMYPVLAKVRYDRLDTVTSDKRLLVSSLLINWIAGPAVMFALAWTFLPDLPEYRTGLIIVGLARCIAMVIIWNDLACGDREAAAVLVALNSVFQVLAFAGLGWFYLNVLPGWLGLPQVGLDVSAWQIAQSVLIFLGIPLIAGYLSRRFGERAKGRQWYETRFLPKIGPIAPYGLLFTIVVLFSLQGEAITSQPLDVARIALPLLIYFVIMWAGTFALGKGLRMSYERSTTLAFTAAGNNFELAIAVAVATFGVTSGQALAGVVGPLIEVPVLVGLVYVSLAARRWFTPTSSEADHARPTT, encoded by the coding sequence GTGACCAACACGGTGGAAGAACCGGCAACCACAGTGGTCCAGCGCCTGTCGGTGCTGGACCGGTTCTTGCCGGTGTGGATCGGGGCGGCCATGGTGCTCGGGCTGCTGGCGGGCCGGTTCATCCCCGGGCTGAACACCGCGTTGAACTCGCTGCACGTGGTCTCCGGAGTGTCACTGCCGATCTTCATCGGGCTGCTGGTGATGATGTATCCGGTCCTTGCCAAGGTCCGCTACGACCGGCTGGACACCGTCACCAGCGACAAACGCCTGCTGGTGTCCTCACTGCTGATCAACTGGATCGCCGGCCCGGCGGTCATGTTCGCACTGGCCTGGACCTTCCTGCCCGACCTGCCGGAGTACCGCACCGGGCTGATCATCGTCGGGCTGGCCCGCTGCATTGCCATGGTCATCATCTGGAACGACCTGGCCTGCGGCGACCGTGAGGCCGCCGCCGTGCTCGTGGCACTGAACTCCGTGTTCCAGGTCCTGGCCTTCGCCGGGCTGGGCTGGTTCTACCTCAACGTGCTCCCCGGCTGGCTCGGCCTGCCCCAAGTCGGACTCGACGTCTCCGCGTGGCAGATCGCCCAATCCGTGCTGATCTTCCTCGGCATCCCCCTGATCGCAGGCTATCTGTCCCGCCGGTTCGGCGAGCGCGCCAAGGGCCGCCAATGGTACGAGACGCGGTTCCTGCCCAAGATCGGCCCGATCGCGCCGTACGGGCTGCTGTTCACCATCGTCGTGCTGTTCTCCCTGCAGGGCGAGGCGATCACCAGCCAGCCTCTCGACGTGGCCCGTATCGCGCTGCCGCTGCTGATCTACTTCGTGATCATGTGGGCGGGCACCTTCGCCCTCGGCAAGGGCCTACGGATGTCGTACGAGCGGTCGACAACGCTGGCATTCACCGCCGCCGGCAACAACTTCGAACTGGCCATCGCCGTGGCCGTCGCCACCTTCGGCGTCACCAGCGGCCAAGCCCTCGCCGGCGTCGTCGGCCCCCTCATCGAGGTCCCCGTCCTCGTCGGGCTCGTCTACGTGTCTCTGGCCGCCCGCCGCTGGTTCACCCCCACCTCCTCGGAGGCCGACCATGCCCGACCAACCACCTAG
- a CDS encoding arsenate reductase ArsC, with protein MVTESYTTLNATARVHTYLATLATRLAHERLTATAKNQGDLVSAAPEVLFVCVHNAGRSQMAAALLAHRAQGTVTVRSAGSAPAETINPAVVTAMDEIGLDLTEEFPKPLTYESVEAADVVITMGCGDACPVFPGKRYLDWHLDDPAGQPLKTVRVIRDDIDTRVQQLLTELVGGKETTQ; from the coding sequence GTGGTCACCGAGTCCTACACCACGCTCAACGCCACGGCGCGGGTGCATACCTACCTCGCCACACTCGCGACACGCTTGGCCCATGAGCGGCTGACCGCCACCGCGAAGAACCAAGGAGACCTCGTGTCCGCTGCCCCCGAAGTTCTGTTCGTCTGCGTGCACAACGCCGGACGCTCGCAAATGGCCGCCGCGCTGCTGGCCCACCGTGCCCAAGGCACAGTCACCGTCCGCTCCGCCGGCTCCGCACCGGCCGAGACCATCAACCCAGCGGTGGTCACCGCCATGGACGAAATCGGCCTGGACCTCACCGAGGAGTTCCCCAAGCCCCTGACCTACGAGTCAGTCGAAGCCGCCGATGTCGTCATCACCATGGGCTGCGGCGACGCATGCCCGGTCTTTCCCGGCAAGCGCTACCTCGACTGGCACCTCGACGATCCCGCCGGTCAGCCCCTCAAGACCGTCCGCGTCATCCGCGACGACATCGACACGCGCGTGCAACAGCTCCTGACCGAGCTCGTGGGCGGAAAGGAAACCACCCAGTGA
- the sbnA gene encoding 2,3-diaminopropionate biosynthesis protein SbnA: MIHDSVVSCVGATPMVRLDRCFPESDAEVIAKLEMLNPGGSMKDRPARFIVEQGLHEGTLRPGTRLVESTSGNLGIALAMAAGLYGLSFTAVVDPKTSPINLRLLRLFGADVEMVDEPDESGGYLHTRVRRARELVNSMPNAVLVNQYANDLNWRSYHDTAGEEILEAVDGPVDYLVAAVSTTGSIQGIARRLRQEYPHLKVIAVDAVGSVIFGAPPAPRQLPGFGASRVPEILDRSAIDDIVYVADAESAAGCRRLLDTEKIFAGGSSGAVVAGIEHLVSRLDRPSRIVTLLPDRGERYLDLVYDDNWVASLSEPWQNQEVADTVTS, encoded by the coding sequence GTGATCCATGATTCGGTCGTCAGTTGTGTCGGCGCTACCCCGATGGTCCGGCTCGACCGCTGTTTCCCTGAATCCGATGCCGAAGTGATCGCCAAGCTGGAGATGCTCAATCCTGGCGGCAGTATGAAGGATCGGCCCGCCCGGTTCATCGTCGAGCAAGGTCTGCACGAGGGCACGCTGCGTCCGGGTACGCGGCTCGTAGAGAGCACGTCCGGCAACCTCGGCATCGCCCTCGCGATGGCGGCCGGCCTGTACGGGCTCTCGTTCACCGCAGTCGTCGACCCCAAGACGTCGCCAATCAACCTGCGGCTGCTGCGGCTGTTCGGTGCTGACGTCGAGATGGTCGACGAGCCGGACGAGTCGGGCGGCTACCTGCACACTCGTGTCCGGCGGGCACGAGAACTGGTCAACTCGATGCCCAATGCGGTCCTCGTGAACCAGTACGCGAACGACCTCAACTGGCGCTCATACCACGACACTGCCGGTGAGGAGATCCTCGAAGCCGTCGACGGGCCCGTCGACTACCTGGTCGCTGCTGTGTCGACGACCGGGTCGATCCAAGGCATCGCTCGTCGACTACGGCAAGAGTACCCACATCTCAAGGTCATCGCGGTCGATGCGGTGGGGTCAGTGATCTTCGGCGCACCTCCGGCACCTCGGCAGCTTCCTGGTTTCGGAGCGAGCCGGGTCCCCGAGATCCTCGATCGCTCCGCGATCGACGACATCGTGTACGTCGCCGATGCCGAGTCAGCAGCAGGCTGTCGCCGCCTGCTCGATACAGAAAAGATCTTCGCTGGCGGCTCGTCGGGCGCAGTAGTCGCGGGAATCGAGCACCTTGTTTCACGACTCGATCGCCCGTCTCGCATCGTGACCTTGCTGCCCGACCGTGGTGAGCGCTACCTCGACCTCGTCTACGACGACAACTGGGTGGCCAGCTTGAGCGAGCCGTGGCAGAACCAGGAAGTCGCCGACACGGTGACATCGTGA
- a CDS encoding MFS transporter produces the protein MTRTLQREPRPPAASQHRRRRPDAHSRNLLLLWAGQFVNTAGLMMLVPIMPFYLEDMGTRGTTETQTWAGVAIAAPALALTVATPLWGRLGDRVGRKWMVVRALFGLVAAMVVMAAATTPVLLVVGRLLQGSLGGVVEAAAAFAGSAGADKKRGSSLGKSFSATAAGALAGPIAGGLFVGAGGLRQLMLVIAAAAAVIAVACAIGLEEPERGRPRNKASDTRHRTRERRSSALHVPSALVLALAAIGAYFGSYGLIPVFAEQVKDVVAEPDTASLWAGVLHSVMWGATLVGSFWWGKHNDRTNRPLRTFAIAAAGISASIAVLSLPLGPIAYIPLRLVQGFCFAALAQSLFLHFSHHAPDDHKSSYVGTANSFLLIGQSAGPLLAGSLVAVMPVSSAVLTMAAASGLGCLLALVATRREKRTLESSDEADEDETIVLPTISTSDAHAKVSSTPARTREPARVQLQPFRGWLLAPHRLQDLGSRYATPWDHYAGSCAPAEAGNALRAWQRSGTLVQDRQHAFYVYEQTGPRGSQRGVIAGVHLDSHLLPHQEVSPDRANNLLDTVRAGQMNLDPVLLGYTGNSRVTTQLNAAARQSPVSETLTAEGQRHRLWRITESEALNDIARELATASTFIADGHHRHVAARQYRRELHSAAYGPGPWDYLTGYFVDLEQNPLHLAPIHRVLPGVDAHAALNQAATRYRILPLGGELAGWLRTLKQYTLHGPAFVIVSPQGAFLLSAPDRAFLACELQHLPEPLHTMDVAVLHTGLIQALWRVREGHIHYEANAATAVQQVRQRGGLAVLLAPPRQEEVKRALAAGVRIPRKALAFGPKPHPGLVLRTFDED, from the coding sequence GTGACGCGGACGTTGCAGCGGGAACCCCGGCCACCCGCAGCTTCGCAACACCGCAGGCGACGGCCTGACGCCCATAGCAGGAACCTGCTCCTGCTATGGGCCGGCCAGTTCGTCAACACCGCCGGCCTGATGATGCTGGTGCCGATCATGCCTTTCTACCTCGAGGACATGGGCACCCGCGGAACAACCGAAACCCAGACCTGGGCCGGGGTGGCCATCGCCGCCCCGGCACTGGCCCTGACCGTCGCGACCCCGCTATGGGGCAGACTTGGTGACCGCGTCGGACGTAAGTGGATGGTCGTCCGGGCTCTGTTCGGCCTCGTCGCGGCTATGGTGGTGATGGCCGCCGCGACCACACCGGTGCTCTTGGTCGTCGGTCGGTTGTTGCAGGGCAGTCTCGGCGGCGTGGTTGAGGCCGCCGCAGCATTCGCGGGCTCAGCCGGAGCCGACAAGAAGCGGGGCTCATCGCTGGGAAAGTCGTTCAGTGCCACCGCAGCAGGCGCGCTAGCCGGACCGATCGCGGGAGGACTGTTCGTCGGAGCAGGCGGACTACGCCAGCTCATGCTGGTCATCGCGGCGGCAGCAGCGGTCATCGCGGTGGCGTGTGCGATTGGTTTGGAAGAGCCCGAACGCGGCCGTCCGAGAAACAAGGCATCCGATACGCGCCACCGAACACGAGAGCGTCGCTCCTCAGCACTGCACGTTCCCAGCGCCCTGGTATTGGCGCTCGCCGCGATCGGAGCCTACTTCGGTTCGTACGGCCTCATTCCTGTCTTCGCCGAACAGGTCAAGGACGTTGTTGCCGAACCGGACACAGCAAGCCTGTGGGCGGGTGTGCTGCACTCAGTGATGTGGGGCGCAACCTTGGTCGGCTCGTTCTGGTGGGGCAAGCACAACGACCGAACCAACCGCCCGCTACGCACGTTTGCGATCGCCGCTGCCGGAATCTCCGCAAGCATCGCCGTGCTCAGCCTTCCGCTGGGACCAATCGCCTACATCCCCCTCCGGCTCGTGCAGGGATTCTGTTTCGCTGCCCTCGCACAGTCACTCTTCCTGCACTTCAGCCACCACGCTCCTGACGACCACAAGAGCTCCTACGTCGGCACCGCCAACAGCTTTCTGCTCATCGGTCAGTCAGCCGGTCCCCTGCTCGCCGGATCTCTGGTTGCAGTCATGCCCGTGTCCTCAGCGGTCCTGACCATGGCCGCTGCCAGCGGGCTCGGATGTCTGCTAGCGCTGGTTGCCACACGACGCGAGAAGCGAACGCTGGAGAGCTCTGACGAAGCAGACGAGGACGAAACCATAGTCCTGCCAACGATCAGTACTTCCGATGCACACGCTAAGGTATCCAGCACCCCGGCCCGCACCCGCGAGCCTGCCAGAGTCCAACTTCAACCATTCCGAGGGTGGCTCCTCGCCCCGCACCGACTCCAGGACCTCGGCTCACGGTATGCCACTCCGTGGGACCACTATGCCGGAAGCTGTGCCCCGGCCGAAGCTGGAAACGCCCTGCGTGCTTGGCAACGCAGCGGCACCCTCGTCCAAGACCGGCAGCACGCATTCTACGTCTACGAGCAGACCGGTCCGCGGGGTTCTCAACGCGGCGTCATTGCCGGGGTGCATCTGGACAGCCATCTGCTCCCTCACCAAGAAGTCAGTCCCGACCGTGCGAACAACCTCCTGGATACCGTTCGCGCCGGACAGATGAACCTCGACCCAGTCCTCCTCGGCTACACGGGCAACAGCCGGGTGACCACGCAGCTGAACGCAGCTGCTCGCCAGTCCCCTGTTTCGGAGACCCTCACGGCGGAGGGCCAACGACATCGTCTGTGGCGCATCACCGAGTCCGAAGCACTTAACGATATTGCCAGGGAGCTCGCGACAGCGTCGACGTTCATCGCCGATGGGCACCACCGCCACGTCGCCGCCCGCCAGTACCGCCGCGAGCTGCACTCCGCCGCATACGGGCCGGGGCCTTGGGACTACCTCACCGGGTACTTCGTCGACCTTGAGCAGAACCCGTTGCATCTAGCGCCGATTCACCGTGTGTTGCCTGGCGTCGACGCCCACGCAGCTCTGAATCAGGCGGCAACGCGGTACCGAATCCTGCCGCTTGGCGGCGAGCTTGCAGGCTGGCTACGAACACTCAAGCAATACACACTGCATGGCCCCGCCTTCGTCATCGTAAGCCCGCAGGGCGCGTTCCTGTTGAGCGCACCAGATCGTGCCTTCCTAGCCTGCGAGCTGCAGCACCTACCAGAACCACTACACACAATGGACGTCGCGGTACTGCACACCGGCCTGATTCAGGCACTTTGGCGCGTACGCGAAGGACATATCCATTACGAAGCCAACGCAGCCACAGCAGTCCAGCAGGTCCGTCAGCGGGGAGGCCTGGCGGTGTTGCTCGCACCGCCGCGGCAGGAGGAAGTCAAGCGTGCGCTCGCAGCAGGCGTGCGGATCCCCCGAAAAGCCTTAGCATTTGGCCCCAAACCCCACCCAGGGCTTGTGCTCCGTACCTTCGACGAAGACTGA